Proteins encoded in a region of the Vicia villosa cultivar HV-30 ecotype Madison, WI linkage group LG5, Vvil1.0, whole genome shotgun sequence genome:
- the LOC131606114 gene encoding vegetative cell wall protein gp1-like, giving the protein MKASVMITTLLLALLFFTQQTLVESKISNHSHHQNEQELTFYRARRNFGRKWIPNCDPFYLFLFDCCGYWPFPTFTSPDNPFDQPPPPCCPLPPSPPPPCPPPPPPPCPSPPPPPCCPLPPLPPLPPCCPFLPIPIPPSPPPPPLVPSPPPPLPDLPPLVIPPPLSELPPSFSNTNPPDLTIPPPLVPITTPQDPSPFSSPPATLLPPPMVPEVPQESPPSFTMPNPTPDTNPQEPPVLVTPTPDVSLPSPETPQEPPISTMPDPTPEIPQEPPVSATPTPDVDVFMAPPVDSEFPGVPQDPVPDPDPSPP; this is encoded by the coding sequence ATGAAAGCAAGTGTAATGATCACAACTTTACTTCTAGCTCTTCTTTTCTTCACACAACAAACTCTTGTTGAATCAAAAATCTCAAATCACTCTCACCACCAAAATGAACAAGAGTTAACATTTTATAGAGCAAGAAGAAACTTTGGAAGAAAATGGATACCAAATTGTGATCCATTCTACCTTTTTCTATTTGATTGTTGTGGCTATTGGCCTTTCCCTACTTTTACTTCCCCTGATAACCCATTTGATCAACCACCTCCACCTTGTTGTCCACTACCTCCTTCACCACCTCCACCTTGTCCACCACCTCCGCCACCTCCTTGTCCTTCACCTCCACCACCACCTTGCTGTCCATTACCACCATTACCACCTCTTCCACCATGTTGTCCATTTCTACCAATCCCAATCCCACCATCACCCCCTCCACCACCATTAGTCCCGTCTCCGCCGCCTCCACTTCCCGACCTCCCACCACTTGTTATTCCTCCTCCCTTATCAGAATTACCTCCTTCCTTTTCCAACACAAATCCACCAGACCTTACTATTCCACCGCCACTTGTCCCTATAACGACACCACAAGATCCATCTCCATTTTCATCACCACCAGCCACTTTGCTTCCTCCTCCCATGGTTCCAGAAGTTCCACAAGAATCACCTCCATCTTTCACCATGCCAAACCCAACACCAGATACTAATCCACAGGAGCCACCGGTTTTGGTTACACCAACACCAGATGTTTCTCTTCCTTCTCCAGAGACTCCACAAGAGCCACCTATTTCCACTATGCCAGATCCAACGCCGGAAATTCCGCAGGAACCACCGGTTTCCGCCACGCCAACACCAGATGTTGATGTTTTCATGGCGCCACCGGTGGATTCTGAATTTCCAGGTGTCCCACAAGATCCTGTTCCTGATCCTGATCCATCGCCTCCATGA
- the LOC131601130 gene encoding cinnamoyl-CoA reductase 1-like: MASSGGVNRKVCVTGAGGFIASWLVKLLLSKGYVVHGTVRDPGSQKYEHLLKLEKASENLTLFKADILDYESVYSAIVGCSAVFHVACPVPSTIVPNPEVEVIEPAVKGTTNVLEACLKAKVERVLFVSSIAAVLINPNLPKDKVIDESFWSDKDYCRETKNWYCFAKTEAEEQALNFAKRTGLHMVSICPSLVLGPILQSTTNASSLFLIKLLKGDDSLENRQRWLVDVRDVANALILAYENHGEGRYICTSHTFTTRDLAEKLKSIYPNYKYPTDYTEVGEYKMLSTEYKMVSSEKLQNLGWKFRPIEETLVDSIESYKKAGLLESE; the protein is encoded by the exons ATGGCATCAAGTGGAGGTGTTAATAGAAAAGTTTGTGTTACTGGAGCAGGAGGGTTTATAGCATCATGGCTGGTTAAACTTCTTCTTTCTAAAGGTTATGTTGTCCATGGAACAGTTAGAGACCCTG GTAGCCAGAAATATGAACACTTACTGAAACTTGAGAAGGCTTCTGAGAATCTTACACTCTTCAAAGCAGATATTTTAGATTATGAATCTGTTTACTCCGCAATCGTTGGATGCAGTGCAGTTTTCCATGTCGCTTGTCCTGTGCCATCAACCATTGTACCTAATCCTGAG GTGGAAGTGATTGAGCCTGCAGTGAAGGGAACAACTAATGTACTCGAAGCATGTCTAAAAGCTAAAGTAGAACGCGTCTTGTTTGTTTCATCGATCGCCGCTGTTCTCATCAATCCTAATTTACCAAAAGATAAAGTGATCGATGAGTCTTTTTGGTCCGACAAAGACTATTGCAGAGAAACTAAG AACTGGTATTGCTTTGCGAAGACAGAGGCGGAAGAGCAGGCGTTGAACTTCGCAAAAAGAACGGGGCTTCATATGGTGAGCATTTGTCCTAGTTTAGTTTTGGGGCCAATTTTGCAGTCAACCACTAATGCAAGTAGCTTGTTTCTCATCAAACTTTTAAAAG GCGACGATTCATTGGAGAATAGACAACGATGGCTAGTTGACGTGCGTGACGTAGCTAATGCATTAATTTTGGCTTATGAGAATCATGGAGAAGGGAGATATATATGTACTTCACACACTTTCACTACACGAGATTTGGCAGAGAAATTGAAGAGTATATATCCAAACTACAAGTATCCTACCGA CTATACTGAGGTGGGTGAATACAAAATGTTGAGCACAGAATACAAAATGGTGAGCTCAGAGAAACTGCAAAATTTGGGTTGGAAATTCAGGCCAATAGAGGAAACACTGGTTGATTCTATTGAGAGCTATAAGAAGGCAGGACTACTTGAATCAGAATAA